From the genome of Nicotiana tabacum cultivar K326 chromosome 17, ASM71507v2, whole genome shotgun sequence:
CCATTTGTTTGTGGGTGATACGAAGTAGCAAATTTATGGCTAACGCCATATTTCTCCAACAACTTTGCAAAGGCTCGGTTGCAGAAGTGGGTGACTCCATCACTGATGATAGCTcttggagtgccaaatcgggtgaaGATGTTCGTTCTCTGGAAACCAATAACTGCCTTCGAATCATTCGTTGAAGTGCCACGACTTCTACCCATTTCGAGACATAGTCCACCGctacaagtatgtacttattattATATAAGCAgacaaatggtcccataaagttGATTCCCTATACATCGAATACTttcacctcttgaattgggttcatgggcatctcatgtcgaCAGAAAATATTCCCCGTCCGTTGGCACTCATAACAACTTTTCACACAGAAGTGTGCATCTTTAAACAACATTGGCCAATAAAAAACTGACTCCAACACTTTAGTCGATGTCCttacacctccaaaatgtcctttATACGGTGAagcatgacatgcctgcaaaacagaagattgatcTATCCCGGGAATGCATATCTGGATCATGTTATCAAGacaaatcttgaaaaaatatggTTCATCCCAGAAATACATGCGACAGTCACaaaaaaactttttcttttgcatAGACAATAAGTCATAGGGAACAATACCATTTGCCAGGTAATTTGCAATATCTATATACATGGTGTAGCCTCGAGGCTCATTGCTAAGAGTTGTTCATCTAGGAAAGTCTCCATGATCTCCTCCACCTCAACCTTCTTTTCAGCTCCTTCAAGCCTGAACAAATGATCAGCAACATGGTTTTTTGTTCCCGTTCGGTTTCGGATTTCCAAGTCAAACTCTTGTAGAAGTAGCACCCATCGAATTAGGCGCATATTTGACTATTTTTTCTCAATTAGGTACCTGAGGGCAGCGTGGTCAGTGTAAGCAATTACCTTTGAGCCTATCAGGTATAACCCGAATTTATCAAATGTGAACACTACAACTAGCATCTCCTTCTCTGTCACTATGTAATTCAGTTGGGTGTCGCTCGAGGTTTTACTTGCATAGTATCTCGGATGCATGACTTTATCTTTTTGTTGCCCAAGAACTGCTCCCACAGCATAGTCTCTTGCATCGCACATCAGTTTGAAAGGTTTCCCCCAGTCGAGGGCCACTATGATTGGTACAGTCACCAgttttttcttcaactccccaaacGCTACCCTACAgtcattagaaaacacaaaaggGTGCTCTTTTTCAAGCAGTTTACATAAGGGGTTAGCAAATTTGgagaaatcttttataaaccgtcTGTAGAAACCGGCGTGGCCAAGGAAACTTCATATTGCTTTGGCGGAAGTGGGTGGTGGTAACTTTTCTATCACATCAACCTTTGCCCGATCCACCTCAATTCCTTTACTTGACACTAGGTGCaccaagactataccttcatgtaccatgaaatggcacttttcctaGTTGAGCACCAGATTGGTCTCCACACATCTTTTCAGCACTCTTTTCAGATTCTTAAGGCAGTCATCGAACGAGTCTCACACCACTGAGAAATAATTCATGAGGACTTCCATTATGTCTTCAACCATATctgtgaatatggccatcatgcacctttgaaatGTGGTGGGTGTATTACATAGGCCGAACGACATTCTCCGGAAAGCGTAGATGCCATATGGATAGGTGAATGATGTTTTGTCTCTATCTTCCGGGGCAATAGAGATCTAATTATACCCCGATTATCCATCCAGAAAGCAGAAGTGGGACCTCCCAGCAAATCTATCTAGGATCTGATCAATGAATGGCAAGGGAAattggtcttttcgggtggccttGTTCAATATTCTGTAGTCCATACAAATTTGCCATCCCGTGAATGTTCTTGTTGAGATCAGCTCATTGTTCTCGTTTTGCACAACAGTCATTCCACCTTTATTTGGCACACATTGAACTTGGCTAATCCAATTGCTGTCGGAGATGGGGAAAATGATTTCcacatctaaccactttatcacctcctttttcacgaCTTCTTTCATATTggggttcaaccttctttgaCGTTCTATGGAAGGTTTGTGGTTGTCTTCCAGTAAAATCTTCTGCATACAGAAGGCTGGGCTGATACCCTTAATGTCTGCAATGGTCCAACCAATTGCAGTTTTGCACTCTATTaatacctgcaaaagttgttcttCCTGCACATATAACAAAcaagatgagataataacaggtaaagttgagTTAGGTCCTAAGAAAGAATACCTTAGATGAGGTGGTAGCGGTTTCAATTCCCACCGTGATGGCTCTTCGATCGATGGCTTAGCTAGAGGagtctttctttcttctaagtgtaaagactcaaattcgagctctcttttccagAACCCTTGGCCTTCAAGAGCATGTACCCACTCCGTCGAGTCCTCTCCATCTACTTCTTCTAAGTTCATAAGACAGGCTGCTAGAGGGTCTTTAGCGTTCGGagtctcatcttcctcctccaaaattacatcCACAACTTCTATTAGAGAGCAGTTagcaaattcacttggtcgcaacatagacttctgcacattgaatgttatctcttcatcgttCAGCCTTAATTTTAACTCTCCAGTTTCACAAAACATTAGAGCTCTCCCAATGGCCAATAAgggtcttcccaaaattatagGAATCTCCTCATCAACCCTAcagtctagaatgacaaaatctacCTGAAACACAAACTTTCCAACCTACACAAGTACATCATCAAAGATACTTGATGGCCTCTTCACTGTCCAGCCGGCTAGCTATAGTAACATGGATGTAGGTCTTGCTCTTCTAATTCCTAGCTTTTTGTAGATAgacaagggcatcaagtttatgttTACCCCTAAATCACACAATGTTTTAGCAAAAGCATAGCTGCCTATTGTGCATGGGATTGTGAAGCTTCCTGGGTCTGACAACTTCTCATCTATGGGTCTCGTCACGACAGCACTATAGGTCTGGGTTAGTGTAATAGTGTCCAAGTCTTGAAAGTCAAACTTGCGAGACATCAAATCCTTCATCATTTTGGCATACCCAGACATCTCCTTCAAGGCGTCAATTAGTGGAATGTTCACCTGGATTTGTTtcaacatctccatgaatttcttataCTGCTCATCCTTCTAATATTTGGCCAATCTCTATGGGAATGGTGACTGAGGTTGCTTCCTTCTTGTGATTTGAGTTTTATCCTGCTTAGGCACTGCTTCTACTATCGTTTCTTATGCTACCCAGTCTCCTTTGCCACCTTTTTTTCTTTGCTTGTCTCTCTTGTGCGTGTTGTATCGGCACCTCAGTTAACCTTGTTGAATCATCTACCTCAATGGGTACTGGCACAAGTGTTTCAATTGGTCGGCTTTCGCGAGTAATTTCTTACTCTAGATCTAGGTCTCTACCATTTCTTAGACTCACTACCATAAGCTTTTTCGGGCCCTGCTCTTTTGGATTGACTTGTGTGTCTGTAGGGAACGTCCTTTGGGGGCGATTATTCAGAGCCATTGATATATGTCTTAATTGAATCTCAATGCCTTTTATCGTTGATTCATGTGCGTCCACTCTCTCTTGCATTTTTTCATTGAACCCAATCAATTATTGCAGCATTCCTTTAATTTCAGACAACCCATCATCTTGTCTCACTATTTGCTTTTGTTTAGGCTGTTGATAAGCTagctgctgattttgctggttGTATCCTGTTGCCTTTGGTACGACACAACTTGACCCTGTGGTTGCATAACTCCAGGATTGTTGCTATTATTGTACTGCTGTTGTGCTGGTCTATATTGTTGAATCTGTtgcccccaattctgaccaccttgcctcAGTCCTCCATAGTTGGCCACATAGTTCATATCTTTCTGATAATGTTGGTTGTCACTTTCCTCACTCCAAGAGCATacatatggttggttaatgcattgtgtacataagcccccattagtcgcgtcaactatgtgtacctgctgcttctgaCCTGATTCATCGATCTTTTTGGTGATGATACTCATTTGCGTCATTAGAGTGGCCATATTTTCGGCTATGGAGTTGTTTGGGTCCAAAGCCACTGAGTGAACGACATGAGTGATCGTAGagtctcttgtcatccatcctgagttttgagccattttatcaagtaggatcttgcattctctgaatgatttgctcaaaaatgccccacctgctgaagcatcaacattggcctttaaGTTGTCTGCCAATCCCATGTAGAACCTCTGCCCCAATATCTGATATGGAATgccatgatgtggacacttaaccagcATACCCTTGAACCTCTTCCACATTTCTTGTAGTGTTTCTGTTGGTCTTTGcctgaagctcaatatctcatcaatttgtttGGCAGTCTTATTAGGTGGGTAGAACTTATTCAAAgattgcttgactaattcctcccaagtagtgatggattttatggggagtgaattaagTCAAGTCTGAGCCCATCTCGTCAccgagaatggaaacaataacagctTTATTGCCTCTGGTGTCACATTAGGTTGCCTTTGCGTGGCACATATCGACAGGAAATTTTTCAgatgctgctgaggatcttcaatgtaagaccctgagaacagtcccttgttctgcaacaaatgtagcttgttgtttgtgatttgaaatgatttCGCTTGTATCTGAGGTACTGCAATTGCGGTTGCTAGATTTTCGGCGGTGGGTTGTGCTCAATCATACAATgctgcttctggcacaagaggcacCACACCCTAATTGTTCGGGTCATTCgcattgtttctattgtttggattTTCTATTCTGTCATCCATGTCTGGTTGGATTTGTTCTATTATGTTCTGTTGTTGTTTGCCCTTCTTGTTTGCATGATTCagtgccttgaaaactttctcaggatctgataatgcttcgaacaattcaccagttcttgaggagtttctaggtaTGCACCTATAACACCCAAGACTACAAATGTTAGAATTTCAATGTATTTAGTTTAAAATGAAGAATAATGACTACACTTAAAATTCTAGCACTTCTTTTAGCTGCAATTAATAACACCTTTAATTCcacgacaacggcgccaaaatttgatcacgcccaactatgcctcgTAAGAGGTCTAGCGGttattgcaaatataatccagttTATAAATCTGGGGTCGAATCCCGCATGAAATTAACCTACTAATCACAGCTACTAGACTCACGCCAATTCACtcaatcaatcttcagaaatattaaataataaattagatgtttactaactaaagatcaagtaatgaaaatgaagcaattaataactaactacgaaCAGGTTGTAGATAAGAtttggaatgatctaaggttctgatttcccctattgtcgaaATCCTTTCCGCTACatttcctataaatttgcctaagttttctctaccgatcatgagctctCTGATTGTTATAATTCTCTCCCTAGaaactaccataatttactagacatattctcccgaattacgctagctagcaCTAAGTTACGGCTCACTCCGATAGCATtaaggtttcgttattcctaatcccacctttaaaccctccgtattgatccctcatatacgttaggagtgatgttattcaacaactacctaaatatgtactctcttccgaataatacacactaaataggcatagtcgattgagagctcttcaaccaaccacaatataaacgtagttgaacaaatagagaaaaactaCGGAAAATCTATACTAACGT
Proteins encoded in this window:
- the LOC142171732 gene encoding uncharacterized protein LOC142171732, encoding MLRPSEFANCSLIEVVDVILEEEDETPNAKDPLAACLMNLEEVDGEDSTEWEEQLLQVLIECKTAIGWTIADIKGISPAFCMQKILLEDNHKPSIERQRRLNPNMKEVVKKEVIKWLDVEIIFPISDSNWISQVQCVPNKGGMTVVQNENNELISTRTFTGWQICMDYRILNKATRKDQFPLPFIDQILDRFAGRVAFGELKKKLVTVPIIVALDWGKPFKLMCDARDYAVGAVLGQQKDKVMHPRYYASKTSSDTQLNYIVTEKEMLVVVFTFDKFGLYLIGSKVIAYTDHAALSGGLCLEMGRSRGTSTNDSKAVIGFQRTNIFTRFGTPRAIISDGVTHFCNRAFAKLLEKYGVSHKFATSYHPQTNGKVEVSNREIKSVLTKTVNAT